One Streptomyces sp. L2 genomic window carries:
- a CDS encoding DoxX family membrane protein yields the protein MHAIWLDGAQWLAVLRIGLGLWWLESWRHKDKKAWFERGTGIAWAAGVAAEHRWEAVRAGFDTVVKPHPKVMAYVVVNAELALGLGLVLGFLTPVALIAGLLLNALYFTLMIHDWAEQGQNTMMALISAVAFFGMSWQVWSLDAAAGWFA from the coding sequence ATGCATGCGATCTGGCTCGACGGTGCACAGTGGCTCGCCGTGCTGCGGATCGGCCTCGGCCTGTGGTGGCTGGAGAGCTGGCGGCACAAGGACAAGAAGGCCTGGTTCGAGCGCGGGACCGGCATCGCGTGGGCGGCGGGCGTGGCCGCGGAACACCGCTGGGAAGCGGTCCGGGCCGGCTTCGACACGGTCGTGAAACCCCACCCGAAGGTGATGGCGTACGTCGTCGTCAACGCCGAACTCGCCCTCGGACTCGGCCTGGTCCTCGGCTTCCTGACCCCCGTGGCCCTGATCGCCGGGCTGCTGCTGAACGCCCTCTACTTCACCCTCATGATCCACGACTGGGCGGAGCAGGGCCAGAACACCATGATGGCGCTGATCTCCGCCGTCGCGTTCTTCGGCATGTCTTGGCAGGTGTGGTCGCTGGACGCGGCGGCGGGGTGGTTCGCGTGA
- a CDS encoding Zn-ribbon domain-containing OB-fold protein, with protein sequence MTTARHDLPEPDAFTRPYWDAAAQGRLLLRRCAACARAHHYPREFCPHCWSEDVTWERASGRATLYTWSTVHRNDLPPFGSRTPYVAAVVDLAEGPRMMTELVDCGEPLAGMELEVAFRDGNPVFRPASRARS encoded by the coding sequence GTGACCACCGCCCGCCACGACCTCCCCGAACCGGATGCCTTCACCCGCCCCTACTGGGACGCGGCCGCACAGGGCCGGCTCCTGCTGCGCCGCTGCGCGGCCTGCGCCCGCGCCCACCACTACCCGCGCGAGTTCTGCCCTCACTGCTGGAGCGAGGACGTCACCTGGGAGCGGGCGAGCGGCCGGGCCACCCTCTATACGTGGTCCACGGTCCACCGCAACGACCTGCCGCCCTTCGGCTCCCGCACCCCGTACGTGGCCGCCGTCGTGGACCTGGCCGAGGGGCCGCGCATGATGACGGAGCTGGTGGACTGCGGTGAGCCTCTGGCCGGAATGGAGCTGGAGGTGGCGTTCCGGGACGGAAATCCGGTGTTCAGACCGGCGAGCCGAGCGCGATCATGA
- a CDS encoding GNAT family N-acetyltransferase, whose amino-acid sequence MDADRPAGPADAPDADDWQLTDDLDDFLGRAGDFLSSRPALHTVPLTVTDALRRRGTGMYGDEPPQYGILGEHTGGVRGVWFRTPPFPVNITPLTAADAEALAAHLAERGLPVPDVMAERDTAEAFAKEWERLTGATAELRERERLYRLTELTPPRPAPEGRPRVAGPADRDLLIRWHTEFKEAAGLRAGQPAEQWADARIAYGGITLWETPDGTPVSMAGATPEIAGQVRLAPVYTLAHLRGRGYAGAVTAAVSAAAVASGVTEVLLFTDLANPTSNALYQRLGYREVADFAVYGFGE is encoded by the coding sequence ATGGACGCTGACCGCCCCGCCGGCCCCGCTGACGCCCCTGACGCCGATGACTGGCAACTGACGGACGACCTGGACGACTTCCTGGGCCGCGCCGGGGACTTCCTGAGCTCCCGGCCCGCCCTGCACACCGTGCCCCTCACGGTGACGGACGCCCTGCGCCGCCGTGGTACGGGGATGTACGGCGACGAGCCTCCCCAGTACGGCATCCTCGGCGAACACACCGGCGGGGTGCGGGGCGTGTGGTTCCGGACACCGCCGTTCCCCGTCAACATCACCCCGCTCACGGCCGCCGACGCGGAGGCGCTGGCGGCCCACCTGGCCGAGCGCGGCCTGCCGGTCCCCGACGTCATGGCCGAGCGGGACACGGCGGAGGCCTTCGCCAAGGAGTGGGAGCGCCTGACCGGGGCGACGGCCGAGCTGCGGGAGCGCGAACGCCTGTACCGCCTCACCGAGCTGACGCCCCCGCGCCCCGCACCGGAGGGCCGCCCTCGCGTCGCCGGCCCCGCCGACCGGGACCTGCTCATCCGCTGGCACACGGAGTTCAAGGAAGCCGCGGGCCTGCGAGCGGGACAGCCCGCCGAGCAGTGGGCCGACGCCCGCATCGCCTACGGCGGCATCACCCTGTGGGAGACCCCCGACGGCACGCCCGTCTCCATGGCCGGGGCCACGCCGGAGATCGCCGGCCAGGTCCGCCTGGCCCCCGTCTACACCCTGGCCCACCTCAGGGGACGCGGATACGCGGGCGCGGTGACAGCCGCGGTGAGCGCGGCGGCCGTGGCGTCCGGGGTCACCGAGGTGCTCCTCTTCACCGACCTGGCCAACCCGACCAGCAACGCCCTGTACCAGCGCCTCGGCTACCGGGAGGTGGCCGACTTCGCGGTGTACGGGTTCGGGGAGTGA
- a CDS encoding pyridoxal 5'-phosphate synthase codes for MAHTDLHELLRTLRVWSPEVTELRPFDPDTAPNAPLGLFTRWFAEAVAAGQPEPHTMSLATTDEDGDPDVRIVMLHGADESGWSFATHSTSRKGRALAAHPRAALVFYWPALARQVRLRGPVTAAPSPESQADLHARSTGALAAALTGRQSEVLPSLEELRRTSEAAWQQARRNPQEPSPTWTLYRLRPETVEFFQGDAERRHVRLEYVRRGEDWHRRLLWP; via the coding sequence ATGGCACACACCGATCTCCACGAACTGCTGAGGACACTGCGGGTCTGGTCGCCCGAGGTGACCGAGCTGCGCCCGTTCGACCCGGACACGGCACCGAACGCGCCGCTCGGCCTGTTCACGAGATGGTTCGCGGAGGCGGTGGCCGCGGGGCAGCCGGAGCCGCACACCATGTCCCTGGCCACGACCGACGAGGACGGCGACCCGGACGTGCGGATCGTGATGCTGCACGGCGCCGACGAGTCGGGCTGGTCCTTCGCGACCCACTCCACGAGCCGCAAGGGACGCGCCCTGGCCGCCCACCCCCGCGCCGCCCTGGTCTTCTACTGGCCGGCGCTGGCCCGGCAGGTCCGGCTGCGGGGCCCGGTCACCGCCGCGCCCTCACCGGAGAGCCAGGCGGACCTGCACGCCCGGTCGACGGGCGCGCTGGCGGCGGCCCTGACCGGCAGGCAGAGCGAGGTGCTGCCCTCCCTGGAGGAGCTGCGCCGCACGTCGGAGGCCGCCTGGCAGCAAGCCCGGCGGAACCCGCAGGAACCGTCCCCGACGTGGACGCTCTACCGGCTGCGCCCGGAGACGGTGGAGTTCTTCCAGGGGGACGCCGAGCGACGCCACGTACGGCTGGAGTACGTGCGGAGGGGGGAGGACTGGCACCGGCGGCTGCTGTGGCCGTAG
- a CDS encoding acetyl-CoA acetyltransferase, which yields MSRGSRKVAVVGAALSDCGRVDDATPYTLHAQAARRALADAGLDRSLVDGLASAGLGTLAPVEVAEYLGLRPTWVDSTSVGGSTWEVMAAHAADAIAAGHANAVLLVYGSTARADIKAGRRTGNLSFGARGPLQFEVPYGHTLIAKYAMAARRHMIEHGTTVAQLAQIAVQARANAALNPEAMFREPVTVDDVLSGPMIADPFTKLHCCLRSDGGAAVLLAAEEYVRDCRTAPVWILGTGEHVSHAAMSEWPDFTVSPAAVSGRLAFERAGVRPAEMDFAEIYDAFTYMTLVTLEDLGFCAKGEGGAFVEKGRLLVRDGELPVNTDGGGLSAQHPGMRGLFLLVEAVRQLRGDGGERQVRARDGELPRLGVASGTGGWFCSSGTVVLGRD from the coding sequence ATGAGCCGAGGGAGCCGAAAGGTCGCGGTGGTGGGTGCAGCCCTCTCCGACTGCGGCCGGGTGGACGACGCGACCCCGTACACCCTGCACGCCCAGGCGGCCCGCCGGGCCCTCGCGGACGCCGGTCTGGACCGCTCGCTGGTCGACGGCCTCGCCTCCGCCGGCCTGGGCACGCTCGCCCCGGTGGAGGTGGCCGAGTACCTGGGTCTGCGCCCCACCTGGGTGGACTCCACCTCGGTCGGCGGCTCCACCTGGGAGGTCATGGCGGCGCACGCGGCGGACGCGATAGCCGCCGGTCACGCGAACGCCGTCCTGCTGGTCTACGGCTCGACGGCGCGCGCGGACATCAAGGCCGGCCGCAGGACGGGCAACCTGTCCTTCGGCGCCCGCGGCCCCCTCCAGTTCGAGGTCCCCTACGGCCACACCCTGATCGCCAAGTACGCGATGGCGGCCCGCCGCCACATGATCGAACACGGTACGACCGTCGCACAGTTGGCCCAGATCGCCGTACAGGCCAGGGCCAACGCGGCGCTGAACCCCGAGGCCATGTTCCGCGAGCCCGTCACGGTCGACGACGTCCTGTCCGGGCCGATGATCGCCGACCCGTTCACCAAGCTGCACTGCTGCCTCCGCTCCGACGGCGGGGCGGCGGTCCTGCTGGCGGCCGAGGAGTACGTACGGGACTGCCGCACCGCCCCCGTCTGGATCCTCGGCACCGGCGAGCACGTCTCCCACGCGGCCATGTCGGAGTGGCCCGACTTCACCGTGTCCCCGGCGGCGGTCAGCGGCCGCCTCGCCTTCGAGCGGGCCGGGGTGCGCCCGGCCGAGATGGACTTCGCCGAGATCTACGACGCCTTCACCTACATGACCCTGGTGACGCTGGAGGACCTGGGCTTCTGCGCCAAGGGCGAGGGCGGGGCTTTCGTCGAGAAGGGGCGGCTGCTGGTGCGGGACGGCGAGCTGCCGGTGAACACGGACGGGGGCGGACTGTCGGCCCAGCACCCGGGCATGCGCGGCCTGTTCTTGCTGGTGGAGGCGGTCAGGCAGCTGCGGGGCGACGGCGGTGAACGTCAAGTGCGGGCGCGGGACGGCGAGTTGCCCCGCCTGGGCGTGGCCTCCGGTACGGGGGGCTGGTTCTGCTCCTCGGGGACGGTGGTGCTGGGCCGGGACTGA
- a CDS encoding acyl-CoA dehydrogenase family protein, translating into MDTRLTAEQDEIRRTLRELLSERCGAGELRAALDTPAGHDPDLWAALAGRLGLPGLALPEAYGGVGCSVTELALACEEVGRALVPSPLFATAVLAAPLILALGTEAQRAGLLPRLAAGTLTAALAVPGPAVTTALALTGGNGGTWAGGGRAGGVQARRGTDGWRLYGQADQVLDGHSAGLLVVAAHTGGFARSRTLLFLVAGDAQGVVRTRQTALDATRPQGRVQLRDAAAELLGETDADADADADADADGDVLRALAAVGDTAAAVLAAEAVGAADRVLERTVEYVGQREQFGRPVGSFQAVKHRLADVYVAVQAARSAACYAAWAVAQGETVGGLALAQALEALRCAAGEAIQLHGGIGFTWEHEAHLYFKRAAGDELLFGPVHRLRDRAAERAGLFTREEVAV; encoded by the coding sequence ATGGACACGCGCCTCACCGCCGAGCAGGACGAGATCCGCCGTACCCTGCGCGAACTGCTGAGTGAACGCTGCGGGGCCGGGGAACTGCGGGCCGCCCTCGACACCCCGGCCGGCCACGACCCCGACCTGTGGGCGGCCCTCGCAGGCCGGCTCGGACTGCCGGGGCTCGCGCTCCCCGAGGCGTACGGCGGTGTCGGCTGCTCGGTCACCGAACTCGCCCTCGCCTGCGAGGAGGTGGGGCGCGCGCTCGTGCCCAGCCCGCTGTTCGCCACCGCCGTCCTCGCCGCCCCGCTGATCCTCGCCCTCGGCACCGAGGCCCAGCGGGCCGGACTGCTGCCCCGGCTGGCCGCCGGCACCCTCACCGCGGCCCTCGCCGTCCCCGGGCCGGCCGTCACCACCGCCCTCGCCCTGACGGGCGGGAACGGCGGGACCTGGGCCGGCGGCGGCCGGGCGGGAGGAGTCCAGGCCCGCCGGGGAACGGACGGCTGGCGGCTGTACGGGCAGGCCGACCAGGTACTGGACGGGCACAGCGCCGGCCTGCTCGTCGTCGCCGCGCACACCGGCGGGTTCGCCCGCTCGCGGACGCTGCTCTTCCTGGTGGCGGGGGACGCGCAGGGGGTCGTACGGACCCGGCAGACGGCACTCGACGCGACGCGCCCGCAGGGCCGGGTCCAACTGCGTGATGCGGCGGCGGAGTTGCTGGGAGAAACGGACGCCGACGCCGACGCCGACGCCGACGCCGACGCCGACGGTGACGTGCTGCGCGCGCTGGCCGCCGTGGGGGACACCGCCGCCGCCGTGCTCGCCGCCGAGGCCGTCGGGGCCGCCGACCGGGTGCTGGAGCGGACCGTGGAGTACGTCGGTCAGCGGGAGCAGTTCGGGCGGCCCGTCGGATCGTTCCAGGCCGTCAAGCACCGGCTGGCCGATGTGTACGTGGCCGTGCAGGCGGCCCGGTCGGCCGCCTGCTACGCGGCCTGGGCCGTCGCCCAGGGGGAGACCGTCGGCGGGCTCGCGCTCGCGCAGGCGCTGGAGGCGCTGCGGTGCGCGGCCGGGGAGGCGATCCAGCTGCACGGGGGCATCGGGTTCACCTGGGAGCACGAGGCCCACCTGTACTTCAAGCGCGCCGCCGGGGACGAGCTGCTCTTCGGGCCGGTGCACCGGCTGCGCGACCGGGCCGCCGAACGGGCCGGGCTGTTCACCCGCGAGGAGGTGGCGGTATGA
- a CDS encoding nitroreductase family deazaflavin-dependent oxidoreductase, which produces MTGAVGVRFVQKVSSTRGFAKVAPHVVPALDRAVHRLTRGRVLLSAHMLPGVILTSTGARSGQPRRTPLACMPEDGGRGWLLVGSNFGRTGHPAWTHNLLAHPDASISWKGADIPVTARPLTGEERAAAWRALLAFWPPYAIYQARVEREIRVFRLTRR; this is translated from the coding sequence ATGACGGGCGCCGTCGGTGTGCGGTTCGTGCAGAAGGTGTCGTCCACCCGGGGGTTCGCGAAGGTCGCCCCGCATGTGGTGCCCGCCCTGGACCGGGCCGTCCACCGGCTCACCCGGGGCCGGGTCCTGCTCAGCGCGCACATGCTGCCCGGGGTGATCCTCACCTCCACCGGCGCCCGCAGCGGGCAGCCCCGCCGGACCCCGCTGGCCTGCATGCCGGAGGACGGGGGCCGCGGCTGGCTGCTGGTCGGCTCCAACTTCGGCCGGACCGGCCACCCCGCCTGGACCCACAACCTGCTGGCCCACCCGGACGCCTCGATCAGCTGGAAGGGCGCCGACATCCCGGTCACGGCCCGGCCGCTGACGGGGGAGGAACGGGCGGCGGCCTGGCGGGCCCTGCTCGCGTTCTGGCCGCCGTACGCCATCTACCAGGCCCGGGTGGAGCGCGAGATCCGGGTGTTCCGGCTCACCCGGCGGTAG
- a CDS encoding LysE family translocator — translation MDSAHLLSFLALDLLLVCVPGADWAYVIATALRGSPVPRAVAGLVSGYALHTVLATAGLAVLVAGSPRLLTALTVAGAGYLLWLGWSVLRRPAVPAAAADRDPGGAEPVEDRPFLRGATISGLNPKGLLLYFSVLPQFLTLRGHHLPVPAQTAALGLLHMACCAAVYLTVGLLARALLAARPAAARAVTRTSGAAMLGIGAMLLVERL, via the coding sequence ATGGACTCGGCACACCTCCTCTCCTTCCTCGCGCTCGACCTGCTGCTGGTGTGCGTGCCGGGCGCCGACTGGGCGTACGTCATCGCGACCGCCCTGCGCGGCAGCCCGGTGCCGCGCGCGGTGGCGGGTCTGGTCTCGGGTTACGCCCTCCACACGGTCCTGGCGACCGCGGGCCTCGCCGTCCTGGTGGCGGGCTCGCCCCGGCTGCTGACCGCGCTGACCGTGGCGGGCGCCGGATACCTGCTGTGGCTGGGCTGGAGCGTGCTGCGCCGCCCGGCGGTCCCGGCCGCCGCGGCCGACCGGGATCCCGGGGGTGCCGAGCCGGTCGAGGACCGGCCCTTCCTGCGGGGCGCGACGATCAGCGGCCTCAACCCCAAGGGCCTGCTGCTCTACTTCTCCGTGCTCCCCCAGTTCCTGACCCTGCGCGGCCACCACCTGCCCGTGCCCGCTCAGACGGCGGCCCTCGGCCTGCTCCACATGGCCTGCTGCGCCGCCGTCTACCTGACCGTCGGGCTCCTCGCGCGCGCCCTGCTCGCCGCCCGCCCCGCGGCGGCCCGCGCGGTCACCCGCACCTCGGGGGCGGCCATGCTGGGCATCGGGGCGATGCTGCTGGTGGAACGCCTCTAG
- a CDS encoding Lrp/AsnC family transcriptional regulator: MDDVDRKILAELQQDGRLTVTELAARVRLSVSPCHRRLRELERSGAIEGYRAVVDPTALGLNFEALVFVSMRQEDRDTVADFERAVGELEHVLDAQRLFGEPDYLLRVATADLTAFQRLYDDRLATLPGVQRLTSTLVMKHVVRDRPLPAGRQP; the protein is encoded by the coding sequence ATGGACGACGTGGACCGGAAAATCCTTGCCGAGCTGCAGCAGGACGGGCGACTGACCGTGACCGAGCTGGCCGCGCGCGTGCGCCTGAGCGTCTCGCCCTGCCACCGCCGGCTGCGCGAGCTGGAGCGGTCCGGGGCGATCGAGGGCTACCGCGCGGTGGTGGACCCGACGGCGCTCGGCCTGAACTTCGAGGCGCTGGTCTTCGTCTCCATGCGCCAGGAGGACCGGGACACGGTCGCCGACTTCGAGCGGGCGGTCGGCGAGCTGGAGCACGTGCTGGACGCCCAGCGGCTCTTCGGTGAGCCCGACTACCTGCTGCGCGTCGCCACCGCCGACCTCACCGCCTTCCAGCGGCTGTACGACGACCGGCTGGCGACCCTGCCGGGCGTGCAGCGGCTCACCTCGACCCTGGTGATGAAACACGTCGTACGGGACCGGCCGCTGCCGGCGGGACGGCAGCCCTGA
- a CDS encoding TetR family transcriptional regulator, giving the protein MTGQVRTVDGRVAGRRGQATRQKLLDCLSEMLSSSPYRDVKVIDVARKAGTSPATFYQYFPDVEGAVLEIAEQMAAEGAGLTELLAGRTWTGKAGWQTAQELVDGFLEFWRKNDAILRVVDLGAAEGDKRFYKIRMKILNSVNNSLADSIADLQSKGRVDKDVNPAAVAGSLVAMLAAVASHQKGFSSWGVKQAELKPNLALLVHLGVTGKKPTR; this is encoded by the coding sequence ATGACAGGACAAGTGCGTACCGTCGACGGCCGCGTGGCCGGCCGGCGTGGGCAGGCGACCCGGCAGAAGCTGCTCGACTGCCTCAGCGAGATGCTCAGCTCCTCCCCCTACCGGGACGTCAAGGTCATCGATGTCGCCCGGAAGGCGGGTACTTCGCCCGCGACCTTCTACCAGTACTTCCCGGACGTCGAGGGCGCCGTCCTGGAGATCGCCGAGCAAATGGCCGCCGAGGGCGCCGGGTTGACCGAGCTGCTGGCGGGCCGGACGTGGACCGGCAAGGCGGGCTGGCAGACCGCGCAGGAACTCGTGGACGGGTTCCTGGAGTTCTGGCGCAAGAACGACGCGATCCTGCGCGTGGTCGACCTCGGTGCCGCCGAGGGGGACAAACGGTTCTACAAGATCCGGATGAAGATCCTGAACTCGGTGAACAACTCCCTCGCCGACTCCATCGCGGACCTGCAGTCCAAGGGCAGGGTCGACAAGGACGTGAACCCGGCGGCGGTGGCCGGCTCGCTGGTCGCGATGCTCGCGGCGGTCGCCTCGCACCAGAAGGGCTTCTCCTCCTGGGGTGTGAAGCAGGCCGAACTCAAGCCCAACCTGGCGCTGCTGGTCCACCTGGGCGTGACGGGCAAGAAGCCGACGAGGTAG
- a CDS encoding VOC family protein: MDAQLADVEAGRRFYGDLFGWSFEEAYGTSVWALLDGEPVAALAPKTDGRMPTVWTVSFATPDAAALSRRITAAGGQLVIPPTPVGELGTAVLATDPEGAVFGLWQAGGHPGFGRRREVGTFVWAELYTRDTAAANAFYGDLFHDALFGEGARPDFGRADVTDVYPPEMPPHFLAHFRVADLDEALGAVQRLGGRVQSPPFETSYGLVAVVTDNQGASFALLRR, from the coding sequence GTGGACGCCCAGCTCGCCGACGTGGAGGCGGGCCGGCGGTTCTACGGCGACCTCTTCGGCTGGTCCTTCGAGGAGGCGTACGGCACGTCCGTGTGGGCCCTGCTGGACGGTGAGCCCGTCGCCGCGCTCGCCCCCAAGACGGACGGCCGTATGCCCACCGTCTGGACCGTGTCCTTCGCGACGCCGGACGCGGCCGCCCTGAGCCGGCGGATCACCGCGGCCGGCGGACAGCTCGTGATCCCGCCGACACCGGTGGGCGAGCTGGGCACCGCCGTCCTCGCCACCGATCCCGAGGGCGCCGTGTTCGGCCTGTGGCAGGCGGGCGGCCACCCCGGATTCGGCCGCCGCCGCGAGGTGGGCACCTTCGTCTGGGCCGAGCTGTACACCCGGGACACCGCCGCGGCCAACGCCTTCTACGGCGACCTCTTCCACGACGCCCTCTTCGGCGAGGGCGCCCGGCCCGACTTCGGCCGCGCCGACGTCACGGACGTCTACCCGCCCGAGATGCCCCCGCACTTCCTCGCCCACTTCCGGGTCGCCGACCTCGACGAGGCCCTCGGTGCCGTCCAGCGGCTCGGCGGCCGGGTGCAGTCTCCGCCCTTCGAGACGTCGTACGGACTGGTGGCCGTCGTCACCGACAATCAGGGAGCATCGTTCGCACTCCTGCGACGGTGA
- a CDS encoding serine/threonine-protein kinase, giving the protein MVDQLTQHDPRRIGPFEVLGRLGAGGMGLVYLARSASGRRVAIKTVRTELAEDQLFRVRFTREVEAARAVSGFYTAAVVDADPRAAVPWLATAYVPAPSLEEIVNDCGPLPAQAVRWLAAGVAEALQSIHGAGLVHRDLKPSNVLVVEDGPRVIDFGIASGVSNTRLTMTNVAVGTPAYMSPEQAKDSRSVTGASDVFSLGSMLVFAATGHPPFHGANPVETVFMLLREGPDLTGLPDELRPLIEVCMQMEATGRPSPADLQAQLAPHLFGSGTDDSGTASAWLPEKAVALIEARRGGRPAVRPAPAGPTGPRSAGRNPVPPPPSYDPAPVGAPDTGPVHLAGAKVPIGPGPRVADARAAAVKAPPPEAGLVASWSRPRPGVGGADPAVAAPPPPETASGWRPWRFRMSNDVWGTPAVDGDLVYVTSFEVHALDVATGRRRFKTRDVAWSMAVADGRIHASDGPTLFALDAREGGDLWRLNTDGWVYSLQADRGTVVTGTRGGGVQAWEASGGQKLWEISGCQTDFESPEAGPAVHDGTVYVWQDARLRALEARTGEERWSYPIGDAASCGGVPVRITPAPDGYVYVAAGTRALAVDVASGRVRWHFEAPAVFLCPPTFAPGPAVTGGGIYLADYLGTVYALDATDGRDRWRIATESRASIEPVLVAAGHVHVGSGKGLYTLDAVTGTPKWRFQAGGDVVGAPSVAEGRIHFGSTDHLLYTLKADDGRLRWKLATGGEITGSPVVRDGVVYACSKDRCVYALDAEKGTGTARTA; this is encoded by the coding sequence GTGGTGGATCAGCTGACGCAGCACGATCCGCGGCGGATCGGGCCGTTCGAGGTGCTGGGCCGGCTGGGCGCCGGCGGCATGGGGCTGGTCTATCTCGCACGCTCGGCATCCGGCCGGCGCGTGGCGATCAAGACGGTCCGCACCGAGCTGGCCGAGGACCAGCTGTTCCGCGTCCGCTTCACCCGCGAGGTGGAGGCGGCCCGCGCGGTCTCCGGGTTCTACACCGCGGCCGTGGTCGACGCCGACCCGCGCGCCGCCGTGCCCTGGCTCGCCACCGCGTACGTGCCCGCGCCCTCCCTCGAAGAGATAGTGAACGACTGCGGGCCGCTCCCGGCCCAGGCCGTGCGCTGGCTCGCGGCGGGCGTCGCCGAGGCCCTGCAGTCCATCCACGGCGCCGGCCTGGTCCACCGCGACCTCAAGCCGTCGAACGTGCTCGTCGTCGAGGACGGCCCCAGGGTCATCGACTTCGGCATCGCCTCCGGCGTGTCGAACACCCGTCTGACGATGACGAACGTCGCCGTCGGCACCCCCGCCTACATGTCGCCCGAGCAGGCCAAGGACTCCCGCAGCGTCACCGGCGCCAGCGACGTCTTCTCCCTCGGCTCCATGCTGGTCTTCGCCGCCACCGGACACCCGCCCTTCCACGGCGCCAACCCGGTCGAGACGGTGTTCATGCTGCTCCGCGAGGGCCCCGACCTCACCGGCCTGCCCGACGAACTGCGCCCGCTCATCGAGGTCTGCATGCAGATGGAGGCCACCGGACGCCCCAGCCCGGCCGACCTCCAGGCCCAGCTCGCCCCGCACCTCTTCGGCTCCGGCACCGACGACAGCGGCACCGCCTCCGCGTGGCTGCCCGAGAAGGCCGTCGCCCTCATCGAGGCCCGCCGCGGCGGCCGCCCCGCCGTGCGGCCCGCCCCGGCCGGCCCCACCGGCCCGCGCAGCGCCGGCCGGAACCCCGTCCCGCCGCCACCGTCGTACGACCCCGCCCCCGTCGGCGCCCCCGACACCGGGCCCGTCCACCTGGCCGGCGCCAAGGTGCCGATCGGCCCCGGCCCGCGCGTCGCCGACGCCCGCGCCGCCGCCGTCAAGGCACCCCCGCCGGAAGCCGGACTGGTCGCCAGCTGGTCCCGGCCCCGCCCCGGTGTGGGCGGCGCCGACCCGGCCGTGGCCGCGCCGCCGCCCCCGGAGACGGCGAGCGGCTGGCGCCCCTGGCGGTTCCGCATGTCCAACGACGTCTGGGGCACCCCGGCCGTCGACGGCGACCTCGTCTACGTCACCTCCTTCGAGGTGCACGCCCTGGACGTGGCCACCGGCCGGCGCCGCTTCAAGACCCGGGACGTCGCCTGGTCGATGGCGGTCGCGGACGGCCGTATCCACGCCTCCGACGGCCCCACCCTGTTCGCCCTGGACGCCCGCGAGGGCGGCGACCTGTGGCGGCTGAACACCGACGGCTGGGTGTACTCCCTGCAGGCCGACCGCGGCACCGTCGTCACCGGCACCCGGGGCGGCGGCGTCCAGGCCTGGGAGGCGTCCGGCGGACAGAAACTGTGGGAGATCAGCGGCTGCCAGACCGACTTCGAGTCCCCGGAGGCCGGTCCCGCCGTCCACGACGGCACCGTCTACGTCTGGCAGGACGCCCGGCTGCGCGCCCTGGAGGCCCGCACCGGCGAGGAGCGCTGGTCGTACCCCATCGGCGACGCGGCCTCCTGCGGCGGCGTCCCGGTACGCATCACCCCGGCCCCCGACGGCTACGTCTACGTCGCCGCCGGCACCCGGGCCCTCGCCGTCGACGTGGCCAGCGGCAGGGTGCGCTGGCACTTCGAGGCCCCCGCGGTCTTCCTGTGCCCGCCCACCTTCGCCCCCGGCCCGGCCGTGACCGGTGGCGGCATCTACCTCGCCGACTACCTCGGCACCGTCTACGCCCTCGACGCCACCGACGGCCGCGACCGCTGGCGCATCGCCACCGAGTCCCGCGCCTCGATCGAACCGGTGCTGGTGGCCGCCGGCCACGTCCACGTCGGCAGCGGCAAGGGCCTCTACACCCTGGACGCCGTCACCGGCACCCCCAAGTGGCGCTTCCAGGCCGGCGGAGACGTCGTCGGCGCCCCCTCGGTCGCCGAGGGCCGCATCCACTTCGGCTCCACCGACCACCTCCTCTACACCCTCAAGGCCGACGACGGCCGGCTCCGCTGGAAGCTCGCCACGGGCGGCGAGATCACCGGCTCGCCCGTCGTCCGGGACGGGGTCGTGTACGCGTGCAGCAAGGACCGCTGCGTGTACGCCCTGGACGCGGAGAAGGGCACGGGCACGGCACGCACGGCGTGA